The genomic segment GGCAGGGTGCTATGAAAGAGAATTAACAAGGTTAATTGTTAGACTCTCTGAGGAAGGTGGCAATTAAGATGCCACAAGGTAAGAGAGAAAAGTAGTACTTAAGTTTCTGGAAACCTTACCCCTACTTTTCCAAGAAAAAGTCCTAAGGGAAAAAAGACCTGTATATATAAGCAAGACTGACAAAAGCCTGAATGACTGAAGCACTTCCAGCAAAAGTATTGAGAACGATAGATTAAGAGTGGGCTACTGTAAATCACACTGGACCATGCCGGCTTCGCAAACGCGTTTGGATATTGTTCTCACTCGCTGGAAACCACTCAAGGTCTTAAGCACAAAAACGTCCGCGTCAGATGTACGCTTTTACAAGACCCTTCTGACTAGCGTGTGGTGAATGGACTGGTTTCCAACTACAACACAGTAACTGGGAAAAGCGAGCCCATCAGCAGTTCCCTGAATCAGAGAAGCGTGGGTCAATTAAGGATGTGATGGCTGTTGCTCCATATGACTGCGGTTCGAATTTCTGTAGCTGAAGGGAGACGCCAAGCACTAAAATCCAGGTCCCCGTAGAGGTCACCCTACAGAGTCGGGGCCCAACCGTATCCCAATTTTCTTGCCGGCCCAGGCTCTCCCCACCGCCGCCCAGTGCAGACTCTAGAAAGGTCCTCGAGAGACGCATACCCCGGTGGCCTAGAAAGCCCACATCAGGTCCGTCGGCCAGAGCCGCTGGGCTGACGGCCGGATGATGGCGGCACCCGGGACTCTAACTGCAACCCCACCTTCCCTACCTACCCATGCGCCTCACCCGCAGCGGGAACCGCTCCGTTCACTTCCGCCGCTACCTCCACCACGCCGAAGCTGGCGTACGGGGCGGGATCTCTCAGGGCCCGCTGAGAATGCTGGGAGCGAGACCCGGAAACGGAACTTAAAGGCTCTCCCGTCGTACGCCCACGGGTTCCCAGAGTCCTCCGCGACAGCCAGTATGGAGGCCGGGAGGACTGCAGTGCTTCGCGTGAAGCGGAAGCGTAGCGCAGAGGCTGTCGAAGCTCTTGTCCTCTCTTGTAAGCGCCTGCGGAGGGGCGGCGTCGAGTCGGTAGCCCAAAAGACACCTCCAGAGGACGTGGAGAGAGGGCCAGAGAATAATGTCTTCCAGTTGGTGGCCACCGTGCGCTCCCAGGTATTGGGCGGGATGGAGCCGATGTCTGAAGGGGATCTTAGGGCGCAAATGGGGGGAAATTGTATCCCTGACCCCTTGACGAGCCGCCTGCTTACCCCGGCTGCTCTTCCCTACCACCTCCCAGGAGGAGCCAGTCCAGGAGCTCGTTCGAGCCGCCCTGCGCCCTTCCCGGGGCAGCCAGCAGCGTATTCGCCGAGAACTCCGCGCTTCGGCTCGGGAGATCCGACAGGAGGGCCGCTACAGGGTGATTTCTAGCCGCCGATCCTCAGGAATTCCGTCGGGTAGCCTAGAGTCCGAAGACGTGCCGGGAAACCCAGAAGCCACCGAGGACGGAAGCTTCCAGCTGTTCGACCTAGTCCACGAGGAAGGAGACCCAGagaccgccgccgccgccgccgccgcagtcTCCTCCAAAGTGAGTAGCCGCCGGGAGCAGAGCGCTGGCCTTCCCGCGGACAGATAGTGCCAGGGTCTGGGCACTTAGCACACAGTCAAGAGGAGGCACACAGCTTCGCCttactgatgaatgaatgatctATCAGCCGAGATAACCTCCTTTTACAGATtaacttattcattcatcagtatttactgagtgcccactatgtgtcaggcattgttcttAGGTTCTGTGGATATAGCTTTGAGGACTTAACGTTCAGgtagaggagagaaacagaaaacaaatttaataagGGCTGTACAGGGAAGGGGGGGCAGGAAAAGATTGGTTCCATTACAGAGGGTCTCAGAAAATGACATTTCAGTGAGGACTTGGAGGAGGTGAATGGCAAAGTACAGTGGATATGTGAAGAAAAGGCAGTTTGGTGTTTTCAAGACCAGTGTGCCTGGAGCTCAGTGAACTCTGGGAGAATAATAAGGAATTTGGGAAAGGATTCCTGTTAGACCCTGaagatacttttaatttttgttcatttttgagagagagcgggagcaggggaggggcagagagagagagagggagacacagaaaccaaagcaggttccatccaggctctgaggtgtcagcatagaactttatgtggggctcaaacccacgaaccccgagatcacgacctaagctgatatcaagagttggacacttaaccgactgagccacccagataccccgaCCCTGaaggtacttttttttattattttttttttaatgtttatttaattttgagagagacagagacaaagtgtgagcgggggtgggggagagagagggaaacacaggatccaaagcaggctccgagctgccaccacagagcccgacgcggggctcaaactcacaaaccgtgagatcacgacctgagccgaagtcggtcgcttaatcgactgagccacccaggcgccccttgaagatGCTTTCAGGGACACATTGCCTTCACCCTTAGCTGGGTAATtactggagggttttgagcaatGTAAAGAtaaaacagatggaaaaactcATCAGAGGAAAGTTAAAGGACTAGTTCTCCCTAGCGAATCAAGTTTGAGGCAGATTTAAGTCTAGAATGCAAGTCTCTTCACATTTAATCCAGTGGTCTTTCCATTGTTAGATTTACTAAATTTGTTTTGTACTTCAGTTCCAAAAAACAAAGGCTACCTGTATTCAGactatagaaatagaaaactctCAAACTAAAAGGTTCACCCCCCACTGATTTAAcaaaaaaaacttggggcgcctgggtggcccatttggttaagcctctcactttggctcaggtcatgatctcatggttcgtgagtttgatacccacatcaggctctcagctgtcagcatagaacctgcttcagatcctctgtcccccttgctctctgtccctcccctgcttgcactctctttctgtctctctcaaaataaacttaaaaaaaacttaataaacttCACTCTTCActccttttaaaagttaaagcttaaaaactgaaattttaattccaaatatatcaagcaaaaaatatttcatcatgaTGCTGGTATACTTGGCTAACAATTTGTGCATGATGATGACAGCCACATCTTTTACCAAAACTAATTGAAAACTGATTTATAAGTCAAATAGCTTAAGAAGTAAACCAACGTTCGGTGGAATTGAATCAACCAAAGAACtcattcaattttaaaagaaaaactagtgTATAAGCTGATGAAGGATGTGAACACAGACTTCCCGACAATGCAATAAAAACTAAACACATCAAAAATGTTTGCATATCAGAGAGCGGGACATCCGGCTTGCCAGTGGGCATCTTCAGTCTCCATGTgaagaaagcaatttaaaaatgggtgacGTTGAGAAAGGCAAGAGTTTTGTCCAAAAGAATGCCCCGTGCCATACTGTCGAAACGAGAGGCAAGGCAAACACAAGACTGAGCCAGATCTCCATGGTCCAGTGTGTGCAAGATAGGTCAGGCCCCTGGATTTTCTTACACAGATGCCAACAAGAACAAAGAACCCCTGGGGAGAGGTGACACTGATAAGAGTATTTAGATAATCCCAGAAAGTACATCCCTGGAACAAAAATGATCTTCACTGACAttaagaagacagagaaaaggacagaCTTGATAGCTTATCTCAAAAAAAGAGCTACTAAGGAGTAGTAATTGGCCACCGCCttatttattacaaaacaaaaatgtctcgTCTTTTTTTATATgtaccataaatatttttttaatgtttatttatttggagagaggggaggagtgcaagtgggggaggagcagagagaaagggagaaagaatccaaggaggctctgtgctgtgagtatagagtcc from the Prionailurus viverrinus isolate Anna chromosome E2, UM_Priviv_1.0, whole genome shotgun sequence genome contains:
- the SLC7A6OS gene encoding probable RNA polymerase II nuclear localization protein SLC7A6OS; translation: MEAGRTAVLRVKRKRSAEAVEALVLSCKRLRRGGVESVAQKTPPEDVERGPENNVFQLVATVRSQEEPVQELVRAALRPSRGSQQRIRRELRASAREIRQEGRYRVISSRRSSGIPSGSLESEDVPGNPEATEDGSFQLFDLVHEEGDPETAAAAAAAVSSKISDPDVILCNSIELIRERLAVSEDGPRIGHQEEQKDDYVYDIYYLEMATPGWIENILSVQPYSQEWELVNDDQQPEDIYEDDDDENSESNWRNEYPEEENSDGDEDSRGSDEYDSFSEEERGNSRPQMWSKYPLDVQKEFGYDSPHDLDSD